In Methanothermus fervidus DSM 2088, a single genomic region encodes these proteins:
- a CDS encoding phosphate ABC transporter substrate-binding protein, PhoT family (COGs: COG0226 ABC-type phosphate transport system periplasmic component~InterPro IPR006059: IPR011862~KEGG: mth:MTH1727 phosphate-binding protein PstS~PFAM: extracellular solute-binding protein family 1~SPTR: O27760 Phosphate-binding protein PstS~TIGRFAM: phosphate binding protein~PFAM: Bacterial extracellular solute-binding protein~TIGRFAM: phosphate binding protein) yields MSKKVVIGIIAAIIIIGAIFLATGQKKSRIQIAGSTSVQPVAEKLAQAYTKKHPNVKINVQGGGSSVGITQAKQGTIDIGTSSKDLKPDERQGLSVYLIGRDGIAIIVNKNNPINDLSKSQIRDIFSGKIRNWKEVGGPDAKINVITREAGSGTRKSFEEVVMKNEKIRGDAIVQSSTEAVKQAVKNDPNAIGYISLAHLDESVKGISVDGVPPSEKTVADGSYPIARPFLMLVKGEPKDIVKDFLKFVLSPEGQAIIKSEKVVPVNQCPPTIVQKYDNSKLR; encoded by the coding sequence ATGAGCAAAAAAGTTGTAATTGGAATAATAGCAGCAATAATAATAATTGGCGCTATATTCTTAGCAACAGGGCAAAAAAAGAGCAGAATACAAATAGCAGGTTCAACATCTGTACAACCAGTAGCAGAAAAATTAGCCCAAGCATATACAAAAAAACATCCAAACGTTAAGATCAATGTGCAAGGAGGAGGATCAAGTGTTGGAATAACACAGGCAAAGCAGGGGACTATAGATATTGGAACTAGCTCAAAGGATTTAAAACCTGATGAGAGGCAAGGTTTGAGTGTATACCTGATTGGTAGGGATGGAATTGCGATTATTGTCAATAAAAACAACCCTATCAATGATTTAAGTAAAAGTCAGATAAGAGATATATTCAGTGGTAAAATACGAAATTGGAAAGAAGTAGGAGGACCAGATGCAAAAATCAATGTTATTACAAGAGAAGCAGGTTCTGGAACCAGAAAATCATTTGAAGAAGTAGTGATGAAAAACGAAAAAATAAGAGGAGATGCAATAGTACAAAGTTCAACAGAGGCTGTAAAACAAGCTGTTAAAAATGATCCAAATGCAATAGGATATATATCTCTTGCACACCTTGATGAAAGTGTCAAAGGTATAAGTGTTGATGGAGTACCCCCCAGTGAAAAAACTGTAGCTGATGGAAGTTATCCAATAGCTAGACCATTCTTAATGTTAGTGAAAGGAGAACCAAAAGACATTGTGAAAGATTTCCTAAAATTTGTTCTAAGTCCCGAAGGACAAGCAATAATCAAATCAGAGAAAGTTGTTCCAGTAAATCAATGTCCTCCAACTATTGTACAGAAATATGACAACTCTAAACTTAGATAA
- a CDS encoding Oligosaccharyl transferase STT3 subunit (COGs: COG1287 membrane protein required for N-linked glycosylation~InterPro IPR003674~KEGG: mth:MTH1898 oligosaccharyl transferase~PFAM: Oligosaccharyl transferase STT3 subunit~SPTR: O27920 Oligosaccharyl transferase~PFAM: Oligosaccharyl transferase STT3 subunit): MHKKLNTITLTIIIFLLAFSIRIANYNLTVHNPTKIYFQESDSYYNYRLVNNILNHGYPGDKIINGKEWDIHSYYPPGVPRDYPPLLHYITAVLYSLFSEVCKISLKQFCIWLPPFFGSVTSVAGFLFSRKISGDFGGFITGMLIATYPTYCYRTCLGFFNVNLLYTLLPIILYWIFFEIENCVSLQKKLIYSIFAGFLMFLISLSWNGWIYFFYLVVLSMTIYLVSSSDKKEKIKEIVFPFFVTFFLFLLAFNKLAFYEIFATPITYVHFFSNSNIWYPWPNSYKDVMELRPATMQEIIILIFLLVFIFGIIYTKALNDLFPKFTRIMLYSWIISSILLTMKHVKFFLLLFGPSFIFVGAAWKKYENILNHLKIQSKRKIIVIFKIAILFILVLVFYFSINYAKGYKPMYDDYFENAALWIKNNTNNDTVVITSWSYGHFFASESDRPVSFDGRIGYIETLPIRKILYSNTNLSPDVPTTARDYWINVAITTNNTLLSKNILKMLATSGDNGYLLLNNYTHNKTRSFTILNKILTLNRSSAYVTLKKEGIPDEKAKKILNCTHPTTPRNFVLVMTDEMLLSLPFVNITSKNKLDLKNVYSIIKNGSEKIINKNGKYSLVILDDKALIVNKNYRYSICVRAFSQMKIEGFTKVFENKRIKIYEVI; this comes from the coding sequence ATGCACAAAAAATTAAATACCATAACCCTCACCATCATAATTTTTCTTTTAGCCTTTTCAATTAGAATTGCAAATTACAATTTAACAGTCCATAACCCTACAAAAATTTATTTTCAGGAAAGTGATTCATATTACAATTATCGGTTGGTAAATAATATTCTTAACCATGGATATCCTGGAGATAAAATAATAAATGGAAAAGAGTGGGATATTCATTCTTACTATCCTCCAGGAGTACCTAGAGATTATCCACCGCTTCTACACTACATTACGGCAGTACTCTATTCTTTATTCTCTGAAGTTTGTAAAATTTCATTAAAGCAATTTTGTATTTGGCTTCCACCATTTTTTGGATCAGTGACAAGTGTTGCTGGATTTCTATTTTCACGTAAAATAAGTGGGGATTTTGGTGGATTTATAACTGGCATGTTAATTGCGACATATCCGACATATTGTTATAGAACGTGTCTTGGTTTTTTCAATGTAAATCTTTTATATACTTTACTTCCAATTATTTTGTATTGGATATTTTTTGAAATTGAAAATTGTGTATCATTACAAAAAAAATTAATTTATTCAATATTTGCAGGTTTTTTAATGTTTTTAATCTCATTATCTTGGAATGGTTGGATATATTTCTTTTATTTGGTTGTTTTGTCAATGACAATATACTTAGTATCTAGTAGTGATAAGAAAGAGAAAATAAAAGAAATAGTTTTTCCATTTTTTGTAACTTTCTTTTTATTTTTATTAGCTTTCAATAAACTTGCATTCTATGAAATATTTGCAACGCCAATTACTTATGTACATTTCTTTTCAAACTCAAATATATGGTATCCATGGCCCAATAGCTACAAAGATGTTATGGAATTGCGTCCAGCAACAATGCAAGAAATTATTATTTTAATTTTTTTATTAGTATTTATTTTTGGGATTATTTACACCAAAGCTTTAAACGATCTTTTTCCAAAATTTACAAGAATAATGTTATATTCTTGGATAATTTCCTCTATTTTATTAACAATGAAACATGTCAAATTTTTTTTACTACTTTTTGGACCTTCATTCATTTTTGTAGGTGCTGCATGGAAAAAATATGAAAATATCCTAAATCATCTTAAAATCCAATCAAAAAGAAAAATTATTGTAATTTTTAAAATTGCTATTTTGTTCATTTTAGTTTTAGTATTTTATTTCTCTATTAATTATGCAAAAGGATATAAACCGATGTATGATGATTATTTTGAAAATGCGGCCTTATGGATAAAAAATAATACTAATAATGATACTGTTGTGATAACTTCTTGGAGTTATGGCCATTTTTTTGCCAGTGAATCAGATAGACCTGTTTCGTTTGATGGAAGAATAGGTTATATTGAAACATTGCCAATAAGGAAAATTTTGTATTCTAATACTAATTTAAGTCCTGATGTCCCAACTACTGCTCGTGATTACTGGATAAATGTTGCAATTACGACAAACAATACTCTTTTATCAAAAAATATATTAAAAATGTTGGCTACAAGTGGAGATAATGGATATTTATTATTAAATAATTATACCCACAACAAAACTCGTTCATTTACTATACTTAACAAAATATTAACGTTAAATAGAAGTTCAGCATATGTAACTTTAAAAAAGGAAGGAATACCTGATGAAAAAGCTAAAAAAATTTTGAATTGTACACACCCTACTACTCCACGAAATTTTGTTTTAGTTATGACTGATGAAATGTTGTTGTCACTTCCATTTGTTAATATCACATCCAAAAATAAATTGGATTTAAAAAATGTATATTCCATAATTAAAAATGGATCTGAGAAAATAATAAACAAAAATGGCAAATATTCGCTTGTAATTTTAGATGATAAAGCATTGATTGTAAATAAAAATTACAGATATTCTATATGTGTAAGAGCTTTTTCACAAATGAAAATCGAAGGTTTTACAAAAGTTTTTGAAAATAAAAGAATAAAAATATATGAAGTAATCTAA
- a CDS encoding Suppressor Mra1 family protein (COGs: COG1756 conserved hypothetical protein~InterPro IPR005304~KEGG: tsi:TSIB_0244 probable ribosome biogenesis protein NEP1-like protein~PFAM: Suppressor Mra1 family protein~SPTR: C6A116 Probable ribosome biogenesis protein NEP1-like~PFAM: EMG1/NEP1 methyltransferase) has protein sequence MLNVILADSELELIPKKLWNHPVIKKFVKKRKKDVRYTLLDSSYHHKAMKNLKENYRRGRPDIVHFCLINALESILNKENKLRIYVHTRNNEVIYVKPETRIPRHYNRFVGLMEKLFKNKKIPEGLNLLKLENKSLKELINEISPSKLFVMHPNGKYLSPAKVGEKLSKYEDPCVIVGGFPHGDFKSKIEGTKISIYPKELTAWTVLNEIIINYENKIKKKKEGKI, from the coding sequence TTGTTAAATGTCATATTAGCTGATAGTGAACTTGAATTAATCCCTAAAAAATTATGGAATCACCCTGTAATCAAAAAATTTGTCAAAAAAAGAAAAAAAGATGTAAGATATACATTATTAGATTCTAGCTATCATCATAAAGCAATGAAAAATCTAAAAGAAAATTATAGGAGGGGTAGACCAGATATAGTGCATTTTTGTTTAATTAATGCCCTCGAAAGTATACTTAATAAAGAAAATAAACTGAGAATATATGTTCATACCAGAAATAACGAAGTTATATATGTAAAACCTGAAACAAGGATTCCAAGACATTATAATAGATTCGTAGGGTTAATGGAAAAATTATTTAAAAATAAAAAAATACCTGAGGGGTTAAATCTTCTAAAGTTAGAGAATAAAAGCTTAAAAGAATTAATAAATGAGATTTCTCCCTCAAAATTGTTTGTAATGCATCCTAATGGTAAATATCTTAGTCCAGCAAAAGTTGGAGAAAAATTATCAAAATATGAGGATCCGTGTGTAATTGTTGGTGGTTTTCCACATGGCGATTTTAAGTCAAAAATCGAGGGTACTAAAATATCTATCTACCCTAAGGAACTTACAGCATGGACAGTATTAAATGAAATAATTATAAATTACGAAAATAAAATTAAAAAGAAAAAAGAAGGAAAAATTTAA
- a CDS encoding Radical SAM domain protein (COGs: COG1244 Fe-S oxidoreductase~InterPro IPR002223: IPR007197: IPR006638: IPR005909~KEGG: mth:MTH1751 hypothetical protein~PFAM: Radical SAM domain protein~SMART: Elongator protein 3/MiaB/NifB~SPTR: O27783 Conserved protein~TIGRFAM: conserved hypothetical protein TIGR01210), with the protein MKIQELTAKIRENYMKNRKEIPMEKLCRFWIQEDLLYSGKGKAMSIVFPTRGCSWSLSKYGGCTMCGYVKDTLLKTPNQEKLKKLFDGVISSCPKEENIAIKIFTSGSFFNSKELPESVRYYILHKLSKLENVSEISVESRPEYIKKEILKECCEILQDKIFEVSIGLESSNDETRIYKINKGFTLKDFENALRKIKSLKKEFNIKTKSYILVKPILMTEEDSIKDSINSAIYAEKVGIDRISFCPATVHAGTLMENLWKWGAYRPPWIWSLVEIINKVRETIEIPAIMDTAGMGSKRGPHNCGRCDSKLKKLIIQSNLDQSPVPEIKCKCKKRWKAEKYGERITASSGIIKYIHLR; encoded by the coding sequence ATGAAAATTCAGGAATTAACAGCCAAAATTAGGGAAAATTATATGAAAAATAGAAAAGAAATACCAATGGAAAAATTATGTAGGTTTTGGATACAGGAAGACTTGCTTTATTCAGGAAAGGGGAAAGCAATGTCAATAGTATTTCCAACGAGAGGATGTAGTTGGTCACTTTCAAAATATGGTGGATGCACAATGTGTGGTTATGTTAAAGACACATTATTAAAAACTCCGAATCAAGAAAAATTAAAAAAATTATTTGATGGTGTTATTTCTTCTTGTCCAAAAGAAGAAAATATTGCAATAAAAATATTTACTTCTGGAAGCTTTTTTAATTCTAAAGAATTACCAGAGAGTGTTAGATACTATATATTACATAAATTATCAAAGTTAGAGAATGTTAGTGAAATATCTGTTGAATCTAGACCAGAATATATTAAAAAAGAAATTCTTAAAGAATGTTGTGAAATACTTCAAGACAAAATTTTTGAAGTTAGCATTGGGTTGGAAAGCTCCAATGATGAAACAAGAATTTATAAAATAAACAAGGGATTTACATTAAAGGACTTTGAGAATGCACTAAGAAAAATAAAAAGTTTAAAGAAAGAATTTAACATAAAAACAAAATCATATATTCTAGTTAAACCAATTTTAATGACAGAAGAAGATTCAATAAAAGATTCTATAAATTCTGCCATTTATGCTGAAAAAGTTGGAATTGATAGGATATCTTTTTGTCCAGCTACTGTTCATGCAGGTACATTGATGGAAAATTTATGGAAATGGGGAGCATATAGACCTCCTTGGATTTGGAGTCTTGTAGAAATTATAAATAAAGTACGTGAAACAATTGAAATACCTGCAATAATGGATACTGCAGGTATGGGATCAAAAAGAGGTCCACATAATTGTGGAAGGTGTGATTCAAAATTAAAAAAATTAATAATACAATCAAATTTAGATCAATCTCCAGTTCCAGAAATAAAATGTAAATGTAAAAAACGTTGGAAAGCAGAAAAATATGGAGAAAGAATTACAGCATCGTCCGGCATAATAAAATACATTCATTTAAGGTGA
- a CDS encoding methylenetetrahydromethanopterin reductase (COGs: COG2141 Coenzyme F420-dependent N5 N10-methylene tetrahydromethanopterin reductase~InterPro IPR011251: IPR016048: IPR019946~KEGG: mth:MTH1752 methylenetetrahydromethanopterin reductase~PFAM: Luciferase-like, subgroup~PRIAM: 5,10-methylenetetrahydromethanopterin reductase~SPTR: O27784 5,10-methylenetetrahydromethanopterin reductase~TIGRFAM: 5,10-methylenetetrahydromethanopterin reductase~PFAM: Luciferase-like monooxygenase~TIGRFAM: 5,10-methylenetetrahydromethanopterin reductase) — protein sequence MKFGIEFVPQEPLDKLIKLAKLAEEVGFEYLWVTDHYNNKNVYETLALIAKETSTIKLGPGVTNPYVRHPAITASAIATLDEISDGRAVLGMGPGDKKTFDALGIEWTKPVSTIREAISTIRTLLAGEKTEKGAQLTGVKPVQEKIDIYMGAQGPMMLKTAGEIADGVLINASNPKDFEAAIPNIKEGAESAGRSIEDIDVAAYTCCSVDEDPEKAAGAAKIVVAFIAAGSPPPVLERHGIEKEAVDKIGELLGKGDFGGVSKAVDEKMMEAFSITGTPDDIVSKIKDLEKIGVTQFVAGSPIGPEKEKSIKLLGEVIESY from the coding sequence GTGAAATTTGGTATAGAGTTTGTACCACAGGAACCTTTAGACAAATTAATAAAGTTAGCAAAATTGGCAGAAGAAGTAGGTTTTGAGTATCTTTGGGTCACAGACCATTACAACAATAAAAATGTATATGAAACTTTAGCATTGATAGCAAAAGAAACATCAACAATAAAACTTGGGCCAGGTGTAACTAATCCTTATGTTAGGCATCCAGCAATAACTGCATCAGCAATTGCAACTTTAGATGAAATATCTGATGGTAGGGCAGTTTTAGGTATGGGTCCTGGTGACAAAAAAACTTTTGATGCTTTAGGTATAGAATGGACAAAGCCTGTTAGCACTATTAGGGAAGCCATTTCAACAATAAGAACACTTTTAGCAGGTGAAAAAACTGAAAAAGGAGCACAATTAACTGGTGTAAAACCTGTACAAGAAAAAATAGATATATATATGGGTGCCCAAGGTCCAATGATGCTTAAGACAGCTGGTGAAATAGCAGACGGAGTGTTAATTAATGCATCTAATCCAAAAGATTTTGAAGCTGCTATTCCTAATATAAAAGAAGGTGCAGAAAGTGCTGGTAGAAGTATTGAAGACATTGATGTAGCTGCATATACTTGTTGCTCAGTTGATGAAGACCCTGAAAAAGCTGCAGGAGCTGCAAAAATTGTGGTTGCATTCATAGCAGCTGGTTCACCACCACCAGTACTCGAAAGACATGGTATAGAAAAGGAAGCTGTAGATAAAATTGGTGAATTATTAGGAAAAGGTGACTTTGGCGGTGTGAGTAAAGCAGTTGATGAAAAAATGATGGAAGCTTTCTCTATTACAGGAACACCAGATGATATAGTATCTAAAATAAAAGATCTAGAAAAGATAGGAGTTACACAATTTGTGGCAGGGTCACCAATAGGACCTGAAAAAGAAAAATCAATAAAATTACTTGGAGAAGTTATAGAAAGTTATTAA